A DNA window from Drosophila sechellia strain sech25 chromosome X, ASM438219v1, whole genome shotgun sequence contains the following coding sequences:
- the LOC6618102 gene encoding rho GTPase-activating protein 190 isoform X5, with the protein MRQFNISVIGLSGTEKDRGQVGVGKSCLCNRFMRPMADDYFIDHISVLSQSDFSGRIVNNDHFLYWGDVRKTTDEGVEYQFNIIEQTEFMDDSTFQAFKVGKMDPYSKRCTATKVFSAEKLMYICKNQLGIEKEYEQKVMPDGRLSIDGFVVVFDVSPVPNRSVEKQVEFVQNVIATILKNKKPLVLVTTKNDDAYELYVREAEKISQRKDYKSTVQLIETSAHESINIDLAFLLLAQMIDKVKNRVKIISYQESAKSRKELLDTRSEAVTRLIRNQITDYHVLWSQGSKMLSQYREWNEFLNIFGHEAGQKLFRRHMKKLRDDHLNKKLHQYLDKFALALEYLLPDIGALNISDDDAWECARNYLQNHIEFEQYFFECPQTSWTELVDMDEAEDEARIPFDVLETSEAETVFRNYLNSVQQDKKKIGWKQQFKMLLEESGFVTPGKQLSEVRVLFMGRECFEALSEHDCQQIYDIHQDDIIEKSKQNFVELLLEHAQYFLQFKNVDNITQEDVRQITDVIQEDSRYKMLDRLDQERRLMLVQHLRFIHCPIRDHCPFFYNCVDSLIEEVLSDKSASNHKTPSGGGWKSSVSGSDRTLNLLIVGSEHLASDLLNDIRICTGSKGEYIYENQTYYLNYRIANGDMEAFKAIDVYSSGLICVYSNQQSFETLKDNLERTLLCNLELEDKFENLPIVLVYQPQDLKENEVEYLRNEGMRLSEMLHCDFIDHTQNHQKYVYDILNIVILSLKLTEMKSYEPYPSNHTDLRILCCIFCGDQYDIENIVQPLVEESTLVKANEHSIIVDVFIGDAKRRVEFILSSYHGTSQYRDELIHGYIYFYSAKRRSSLANLSILAAQNANIPLQIIAVTESGGVNAFFNSDICQFLITEGNAVADRFKGSFMTFSADQYVKFAFYNPFLKTAWDNKYEVENLHVEESITLDSGEGTLENSVNQMPRPPPRHESYMLSNTLGTDGSGSENYEMAPTRSLNSLNEERDISLDEIYDDNEKPKHLHQKWLEDKSDGRRNMNKNLIWNNFSGSTHAYTTGRRHIDSNLNKIRPKGPSQTLKVGEAPSRNCPAMSSSTFTLPTQQPGKLNMKNFQLVSDAVAKMNFTGSGSGSGSGSGSGSTGLGLGLGSGSGCMGDSFLEPSDKDGKRYDHAQLDGEDEDSEELAEYEQIYENEDCTESDSCASSTERRVRQQNAYYKASKKPVPAKKQKKKKVAIPVQTPRVPPFGSYVSPPEIPLHYQRMAVGGSGPEKPEPCVPEFMKSDKSPEYSMVPELAGAGIFGAENLPEYNMNQAKCLKDFEKLEKRRIKEETARQRKLQEKEKEQEKKLKRKLKQNAKGLVESAEAQFGKLMITSEQGEIPIFLNKCVEFIEKEGLDSEGIYRVPGSRAHVDMLFQRFEEDTNTEIDALDIPVNAVATALKDFFSKRLPPLFSKDIIKELEEIAGSRGVGNSKLNVEVKTDRSCRLIALKSLLQKLPPINFAILKYIFQHFVHVSDNSKLNSMDSKNLAICWWPTLIPIDFTDMGHFEQLRPYLEDIVQTMIDQFPYLFCGKDAFVMV; encoded by the exons ATGCGTCAGTTTAACATCTCGGTCATTGGACTATCCGGGACCGAAAAGGACCGTGGCCAGGTGGGAGTGGGCAAGTCATGCCTGTGCAACAGATTCATGCGCCCGATGGCCGACGACTACTTCATCGATCACATATCAGTGCTTAGCCAAAGCGACTTTAGTGGCCGGATCGTGAACAACGACCACTTCCTTTATTGGGGCGATGTGCGCAAGACGACGGATGAGGGCGTCGAGTACCAGTTTAATATCATCGAGCAGACGGAGTTCATGGACGACTCCACGTTCCAAGCCTTTAAGGTGGGAAAGATGGATCCATACTCAAAGCGGTGCACGGCCACCAAGGtcttctccgcggagaagcTAATGTACATATGCAAGAATCAGTTGGGCATCGAGAAGGAGTACGAACAGAAGGTCATGCCCGATGGCCGGCTCAGTATCGATGGCTTTGTCGTCGTGTTCGACGTGAGTCCAGTGCCCAATCGCAGTGTGGAGAAGCAGGTGGAGTTCGTGCAGAATGTCATCGCAACCATACTAAAGAACAAGAAGCCCCTGGTGCTGGTGACCACAAAGAACGACGACGCCTATGAGTTGTATGTTCGTGAGGCGGAGAAGATTAGCCAGCGAAAGGACTACAAGAGCACCGTGCAGCTAATCGAGACGTCGGCCCACGAGAGCATCAACATCGATTTGGCATTCCTCCTGCTCGCCCAGATGATCGACAAGGTTAAGAACCGGGTCAAGATCATCTCCTACCAGGAGTCGGCCAAGTCACGCAAAGAACTGCTCGACACACGGTCCGAGGCGGTAACGCGACTAATACGCAACCAGATCACCGACTATCACGTCCTGTGGTCGCAGGGCTCCAAGATGCTGTCACAGTATCGCGAGTGGAACGAGTTCCTCAACATATTCGGTCATGAGGCCGGACAAAAGCTATTCCGGCGGCACATGAAGAAGCTGCGCGACGATCATCTGAACAAAAAACTGCATCAGTACTTGGATAAGTTTGCCCTGGCGCTGGAGTACCTGCTGCCGGACATCGGTGCTTTGAATATCAGCGATGACGATGCTTGGGAGTGCGCCAGGAACTATCTGCAGAATCACATCGAGTTCGAGCAGTACTTCTTCGAGTGCCCGCAGACCTCGTGGACGGAGCTGGTGGACATGGACGAAGCGGAGGATGAGGCCCGCATTCCCTTTGATGTGCTAGAGACTTCCGAGGCAGAGACTGTCTTCCGTAACTACTTGAACTCGGTGCAGCAGGACAAGAAAAAAATTGG ATGGAAGCAGCAATTCAAAATGCTACTTGAGGAGTCGGGCTTTGTAACGCCCGGCAAGCAGCTGTCCGAGGTGCGAGTCCTCTTCATGGGACGCGAATGCTTTGAGGCGCTTTCGGAGCACGACTGCCAGCAGATATACGACATCCACCAGGACGACATCATCGAGAAGAGCAAACAGAATTTTGTGGAGCTCCTGCTGGAACACGCTCAATATTTTCTACAGTTCAAGAACGTTGACAACATCACTCAGGAAGATGTGCGCCAGATAACTGATGTCATACAGGAGGATTCACGCTACAAGATGCTCGATCGCTTGGACCAGGAGCGGCGGTTGATGCTTGTCCAGCACCTGCGCTTCATCCACTGCCCCATCCGCGATCACTGTCCCTTCTTCTACAACTGTGTGGATAGCCTGATTGAGGAGGTGTTGTCCGACAAGTCGGCCAGCAACCACAAGACGCCCAGCGGCGGTGGCTGGAAGAGTTCCGTCAGCGGCAGTGACCGCACGCTCAATCTGCTGATCGTGGGCTCCGAGCACCtggccagcgatttgctcaacGACATCCGCATTTGTACCGGTAGCAAGGGCGAGTACATCTACGAGAACCAGACGTATTATCTCAATTACCGAATCGCCAACGGCGACATGGAGGCCTTCAAGGCCATAGATGTCTACTCGAGTG GTCTAATTTGCGTGTACTCCAATCAGCAATCTTTTGAGACGCTCAAGGACAACTTGGAGCGCACGTTGCTCTGCAATCTGGAGCTGGAGGACAAGTTCGAGAATCTGCCGATCGTGCTGGTGTACCAGCCACAGGATCTCAAGGAGAACGAGGTGGAATACTTGCGCAACGAGGGCATGCGCCTGTCGGAGATGCTGCACTGCGACTTCATCGATCATACGCAAAATCATCAGAAGTACGTCTATGACATACTTAACATTGTCATCCTGTCGCTGAAGCTGACTGAGATGAAGAGCTACGAGCCGTATCCCTCCAATCACACCGATCTGCGCATCCTGTGCTGCATCTTTTGTGGCGATCAGTATGACATCGAGAACATTGTCCAGCCGCTGGTGGAGGAATCGACGCTGGTCAAGGCCAACGAGCACTCCATCATTGTCGACGTCTTTATTGGCGATGCCAAGCGACGGGTCGAGTTTATCCTTTCCTCATATCATGGAACTAGCCAGTACCGCGATGAACTAATCCATGgctatatttacttttactCGGCCAAGCGTCGATCTTCGTTGGCAAATCTAAG CATCCTGGCAGCCCAGAATGCTAACATTCCATTACAGATTATCGCGGTGACCGAGAGCGGGGGCGTTAATGCGTTCTTCAATAGCGATATTTGCCAGTTTCTGATAACCGAGGGCAATGCGGTGGCCGATCGCTTCAAGGGCAGCTTCATGACCTTCTCGGCGGATCAATATGTCAAGT TTGCGTTCTATAATCCATTCCTGAAGACAGCCTGGGACAACAAGTACGAAGTGGAGAACCTGCATGTGGAGGAGTCAATTACTTTGGATTCGGGCGAGGGCACGCTGGAGAACTCGGTTAACCAGATGCCACGCCCGCCGCCGCGCCACGAGAGCTACATGCTGTCCAATACGCTGGGAACCGACGGATCCGGCAGTGAGAATTACGAAATGGCTCCTACCCGATCTCTCAACTCATTAAATG AAGAAAGAGATATATCATTAGATGAAATCTACGATGACAACGAAAAGCCGAAGCACCTGCATCAAA AGTGGCTGGAAGACAAGAGCGATGGGCGGCGCAACATGAACAAGAACTTGATTTGGAACAACTTCAGCGGATCCACACATGCCTACACCACCGGTCGCCGTCACATTGACTCCAATCTGAACAAAATCCGCCCGAAGGGACCCAGTCAAACGCTCAAAGTTGGCGAGGCGCCCAGTCGCAATTGCCCGGCCATGAGCTCCTCCACCTTCACCCTGCCCACGCAGCAGCCGGGCAAGCTGAACATGAAGAACTTCCAGCTGGTAAGCGATGCGGTGGCCAAGATGAATTTCACCGGCTCCGGTTCGGGCTCGGGTTCTGGCTCGGGATCGGGCAGCACTGGACTGGGCCTGGGTCTGGGCTCCGGCAGTGGCTGCATGGGAGATTCGTTTTTGGAGCCGAGCGACAAGGACGGCAAGCGCTACGATCATGCCCAGTTGGATGGCGAGGATGAGGATTCCGAAGAGCTCGCCGAGTACGAGCAGATCTACGAAAATGAAG ACTGCACCGAATCGGACAGCTGTGCCAGTTCCACGGAGCGACGGGTGCGCCAGCAGAATGCCTACTATAAGGCCAGCAAGAAGCCGGTGCCCGCCaagaagcagaagaagaagaaggtgGCCATTCCGGTGCAGACACCGCGTGTTCCTCCGTTCGGCTCGTATGTGAGTCCGCCGGAGATTCCGCTGCACTACCAGCGCATGGCCGTTGGCGGCAGCGGTCCAG AGAAACCAGAGCCTTGCGTTCCCGAGTTCATGAAGAGTGACAAGTCGCCAGAG TATTCCATGGTGCCAGAGCTGGCGGGTGCCGGCATCTTCGGTGCAGAGAATCTGCCCGAGTACAACATGAACCAGGCGAAATGCTTGAAGGACTTTGAGAAGCTGGAGAAGCGGCGCATCAAGGAGGAAACGGCCAGGCAGCGCAAGCTccaggagaaggagaaggagcaAGAGAAGAAGCTCAAGCGCAAACTAAAGCAGAATGCCAAGGGTCTGGTTGAATCCGCGGAAGCGCAATTTGGCAAGCTGATGATTACCTCCGAACAGGGCGAGATCCCCATCTTCCTCAACAAGTGCGTCGAGTTCATCGAGAAGGAGGGCCTGGACTCCGAGGGCATTTATAGGGTGCCCGGAAGTAGGGCGCATGTCGACATGCTGTTCCAACGCTTCGAAGAGG ATACCAATACTGAGATTGATGCGCTCGACATTCCCGTCAATGCCGTGGCCACGGCACTGAAGGACTTCTTCTCCAAGCGCCTGCCTCCGCTGTTCAGCAAGGACATCatcaaggagctggaggagattGCCG GTTCCCGAGGCGTCGGCAATTCCAAGCTAAATGTGGAGGTCAAAACGGACCGGAGTTGCCGCTTAATAGCTTTAAAATCGCTGCTCCAGAAGCTGCCGCCCATCAACTTTGCCATACTCAAATACATATTCCAGCACTTTGTGCA CGTATCGGACAACTCGAAGCTGAATAGCATGGACAGCAAGAACTTGGCCATTTGCTGGTGGCCCACACTCATACCCATCGATTTCACCGACATGGGCCACTTCGAGCAGCTGCGTCCGTATCTGGAGGACATTGTCCAGACAATGATTGACCAGTTCCCGTATCTGTTCTGCGGCAAGGATGCTTTTGTCATGGTCTAG
- the LOC6618102 gene encoding rho GTPase-activating protein 190 isoform X4, giving the protein MRQFNISVIGLSGTEKDRGQVGVGKSCLCNRFMRPMADDYFIDHISVLSQSDFSGRIVNNDHFLYWGDVRKTTDEGVEYQFNIIEQTEFMDDSTFQAFKVGKMDPYSKRCTATKVFSAEKLMYICKNQLGIEKEYEQKVMPDGRLSIDGFVVVFDVSPVPNRSVEKQVEFVQNVIATILKNKKPLVLVTTKNDDAYELYVREAEKISQRKDYKSTVQLIETSAHESINIDLAFLLLAQMIDKVKNRVKIISYQESAKSRKELLDTRSEAVTRLIRNQITDYHVLWSQGSKMLSQYREWNEFLNIFGHEAGQKLFRRHMKKLRDDHLNKKLHQYLDKFALALEYLLPDIGALNISDDDAWECARNYLQNHIEFEQYFFECPQTSWTELVDMDEAEDEARIPFDVLETSEAETVFRNYLNSVQQDKKKIGWKQQFKMLLEESGFVTPGKQLSEVRVLFMGRECFEALSEHDCQQIYDIHQDDIIEKSKQNFVELLLEHAQYFLQFKNVDNITQEDVRQITDVIQEDSRYKMLDRLDQERRLMLVQHLRFIHCPIRDHCPFFYNCVDSLIEEVLSDKSASNHKTPSGGGWKSSVSGSDRTLNLLIVGSEHLASDLLNDIRICTGSKGEYIYENQTYYLNYRIANGDMEAFKAIDVYSSGLICVYSNQQSFETLKDNLERTLLCNLELEDKFENLPIVLVYQPQDLKENEVEYLRNEGMRLSEMLHCDFIDHTQNHQKYVYDILNIVILSLKLTEMKSYEPYPSNHTDLRILCCIFCGDQYDIENIVQPLVEESTLVKANEHSIIVDVFIGDAKRRVEFILSSYHGTSQYRDELIHGYIYFYSAKRRSSLANLSILAAQNANIPLQIIAVTESGGVNAFFNSDICQFLITEGNAVADRFKGSFMTFSADQYVKFAFYNPFLKTAWDNKYEVENLHVEESITLDSGEGTLENSVNQMPRPPPRHESYMLSNTLGTDGSGSENYEMAPTRSLNSLNEERDISLDEIYDDNEKPKHLHQKWLEDKSDGRRNMNKNLIWNNFSGSTHAYTTGRRHIDSNLNKIRPKGPSQTLKVGEAPSRNCPAMSSSTFTLPTQQPGKLNMKNFQLVSDAVAKMNFTGSGSGSGSGSGSGSTGLGLGLGSGSGCMGDSFLEPSDKDGKRYDHAQLDGEDEDSEELAEYEQIYENEDCTESDSCASSTERRVRQQNAYYKASKKPVPAKKQKKKKVAIPVQTPRVPPFGSYVSPPEIPLHYQRMAVGGSGPGEKKKPEPCVPEFMKSDKSPEYSMVPELAGAGIFGAENLPEYNMNQAKCLKDFEKLEKRRIKEETARQRKLQEKEKEQEKKLKRKLKQNAKGLVESAEAQFGKLMITSEQGEIPIFLNKCVEFIEKEGLDSEGIYRVPGSRAHVDMLFQRFEEDTNTEIDALDIPVNAVATALKDFFSKRLPPLFSKDIIKELEEIAGSRGVGNSKLNVEVKTDRSCRLIALKSLLQKLPPINFAILKYIFQHFVHVSDNSKLNSMDSKNLAICWWPTLIPIDFTDMGHFEQLRPYLEDIVQTMIDQFPYLFCGKDAFVMV; this is encoded by the exons ATGCGTCAGTTTAACATCTCGGTCATTGGACTATCCGGGACCGAAAAGGACCGTGGCCAGGTGGGAGTGGGCAAGTCATGCCTGTGCAACAGATTCATGCGCCCGATGGCCGACGACTACTTCATCGATCACATATCAGTGCTTAGCCAAAGCGACTTTAGTGGCCGGATCGTGAACAACGACCACTTCCTTTATTGGGGCGATGTGCGCAAGACGACGGATGAGGGCGTCGAGTACCAGTTTAATATCATCGAGCAGACGGAGTTCATGGACGACTCCACGTTCCAAGCCTTTAAGGTGGGAAAGATGGATCCATACTCAAAGCGGTGCACGGCCACCAAGGtcttctccgcggagaagcTAATGTACATATGCAAGAATCAGTTGGGCATCGAGAAGGAGTACGAACAGAAGGTCATGCCCGATGGCCGGCTCAGTATCGATGGCTTTGTCGTCGTGTTCGACGTGAGTCCAGTGCCCAATCGCAGTGTGGAGAAGCAGGTGGAGTTCGTGCAGAATGTCATCGCAACCATACTAAAGAACAAGAAGCCCCTGGTGCTGGTGACCACAAAGAACGACGACGCCTATGAGTTGTATGTTCGTGAGGCGGAGAAGATTAGCCAGCGAAAGGACTACAAGAGCACCGTGCAGCTAATCGAGACGTCGGCCCACGAGAGCATCAACATCGATTTGGCATTCCTCCTGCTCGCCCAGATGATCGACAAGGTTAAGAACCGGGTCAAGATCATCTCCTACCAGGAGTCGGCCAAGTCACGCAAAGAACTGCTCGACACACGGTCCGAGGCGGTAACGCGACTAATACGCAACCAGATCACCGACTATCACGTCCTGTGGTCGCAGGGCTCCAAGATGCTGTCACAGTATCGCGAGTGGAACGAGTTCCTCAACATATTCGGTCATGAGGCCGGACAAAAGCTATTCCGGCGGCACATGAAGAAGCTGCGCGACGATCATCTGAACAAAAAACTGCATCAGTACTTGGATAAGTTTGCCCTGGCGCTGGAGTACCTGCTGCCGGACATCGGTGCTTTGAATATCAGCGATGACGATGCTTGGGAGTGCGCCAGGAACTATCTGCAGAATCACATCGAGTTCGAGCAGTACTTCTTCGAGTGCCCGCAGACCTCGTGGACGGAGCTGGTGGACATGGACGAAGCGGAGGATGAGGCCCGCATTCCCTTTGATGTGCTAGAGACTTCCGAGGCAGAGACTGTCTTCCGTAACTACTTGAACTCGGTGCAGCAGGACAAGAAAAAAATTGG ATGGAAGCAGCAATTCAAAATGCTACTTGAGGAGTCGGGCTTTGTAACGCCCGGCAAGCAGCTGTCCGAGGTGCGAGTCCTCTTCATGGGACGCGAATGCTTTGAGGCGCTTTCGGAGCACGACTGCCAGCAGATATACGACATCCACCAGGACGACATCATCGAGAAGAGCAAACAGAATTTTGTGGAGCTCCTGCTGGAACACGCTCAATATTTTCTACAGTTCAAGAACGTTGACAACATCACTCAGGAAGATGTGCGCCAGATAACTGATGTCATACAGGAGGATTCACGCTACAAGATGCTCGATCGCTTGGACCAGGAGCGGCGGTTGATGCTTGTCCAGCACCTGCGCTTCATCCACTGCCCCATCCGCGATCACTGTCCCTTCTTCTACAACTGTGTGGATAGCCTGATTGAGGAGGTGTTGTCCGACAAGTCGGCCAGCAACCACAAGACGCCCAGCGGCGGTGGCTGGAAGAGTTCCGTCAGCGGCAGTGACCGCACGCTCAATCTGCTGATCGTGGGCTCCGAGCACCtggccagcgatttgctcaacGACATCCGCATTTGTACCGGTAGCAAGGGCGAGTACATCTACGAGAACCAGACGTATTATCTCAATTACCGAATCGCCAACGGCGACATGGAGGCCTTCAAGGCCATAGATGTCTACTCGAGTG GTCTAATTTGCGTGTACTCCAATCAGCAATCTTTTGAGACGCTCAAGGACAACTTGGAGCGCACGTTGCTCTGCAATCTGGAGCTGGAGGACAAGTTCGAGAATCTGCCGATCGTGCTGGTGTACCAGCCACAGGATCTCAAGGAGAACGAGGTGGAATACTTGCGCAACGAGGGCATGCGCCTGTCGGAGATGCTGCACTGCGACTTCATCGATCATACGCAAAATCATCAGAAGTACGTCTATGACATACTTAACATTGTCATCCTGTCGCTGAAGCTGACTGAGATGAAGAGCTACGAGCCGTATCCCTCCAATCACACCGATCTGCGCATCCTGTGCTGCATCTTTTGTGGCGATCAGTATGACATCGAGAACATTGTCCAGCCGCTGGTGGAGGAATCGACGCTGGTCAAGGCCAACGAGCACTCCATCATTGTCGACGTCTTTATTGGCGATGCCAAGCGACGGGTCGAGTTTATCCTTTCCTCATATCATGGAACTAGCCAGTACCGCGATGAACTAATCCATGgctatatttacttttactCGGCCAAGCGTCGATCTTCGTTGGCAAATCTAAG CATCCTGGCAGCCCAGAATGCTAACATTCCATTACAGATTATCGCGGTGACCGAGAGCGGGGGCGTTAATGCGTTCTTCAATAGCGATATTTGCCAGTTTCTGATAACCGAGGGCAATGCGGTGGCCGATCGCTTCAAGGGCAGCTTCATGACCTTCTCGGCGGATCAATATGTCAAGT TTGCGTTCTATAATCCATTCCTGAAGACAGCCTGGGACAACAAGTACGAAGTGGAGAACCTGCATGTGGAGGAGTCAATTACTTTGGATTCGGGCGAGGGCACGCTGGAGAACTCGGTTAACCAGATGCCACGCCCGCCGCCGCGCCACGAGAGCTACATGCTGTCCAATACGCTGGGAACCGACGGATCCGGCAGTGAGAATTACGAAATGGCTCCTACCCGATCTCTCAACTCATTAAATG AAGAAAGAGATATATCATTAGATGAAATCTACGATGACAACGAAAAGCCGAAGCACCTGCATCAAA AGTGGCTGGAAGACAAGAGCGATGGGCGGCGCAACATGAACAAGAACTTGATTTGGAACAACTTCAGCGGATCCACACATGCCTACACCACCGGTCGCCGTCACATTGACTCCAATCTGAACAAAATCCGCCCGAAGGGACCCAGTCAAACGCTCAAAGTTGGCGAGGCGCCCAGTCGCAATTGCCCGGCCATGAGCTCCTCCACCTTCACCCTGCCCACGCAGCAGCCGGGCAAGCTGAACATGAAGAACTTCCAGCTGGTAAGCGATGCGGTGGCCAAGATGAATTTCACCGGCTCCGGTTCGGGCTCGGGTTCTGGCTCGGGATCGGGCAGCACTGGACTGGGCCTGGGTCTGGGCTCCGGCAGTGGCTGCATGGGAGATTCGTTTTTGGAGCCGAGCGACAAGGACGGCAAGCGCTACGATCATGCCCAGTTGGATGGCGAGGATGAGGATTCCGAAGAGCTCGCCGAGTACGAGCAGATCTACGAAAATGAAG ACTGCACCGAATCGGACAGCTGTGCCAGTTCCACGGAGCGACGGGTGCGCCAGCAGAATGCCTACTATAAGGCCAGCAAGAAGCCGGTGCCCGCCaagaagcagaagaagaagaaggtgGCCATTCCGGTGCAGACACCGCGTGTTCCTCCGTTCGGCTCGTATGTGAGTCCGCCGGAGATTCCGCTGCACTACCAGCGCATGGCCGTTGGCGGCAGCGGTCCAGGTGAGAAAA AGAAACCAGAGCCTTGCGTTCCCGAGTTCATGAAGAGTGACAAGTCGCCAGAG TATTCCATGGTGCCAGAGCTGGCGGGTGCCGGCATCTTCGGTGCAGAGAATCTGCCCGAGTACAACATGAACCAGGCGAAATGCTTGAAGGACTTTGAGAAGCTGGAGAAGCGGCGCATCAAGGAGGAAACGGCCAGGCAGCGCAAGCTccaggagaaggagaaggagcaAGAGAAGAAGCTCAAGCGCAAACTAAAGCAGAATGCCAAGGGTCTGGTTGAATCCGCGGAAGCGCAATTTGGCAAGCTGATGATTACCTCCGAACAGGGCGAGATCCCCATCTTCCTCAACAAGTGCGTCGAGTTCATCGAGAAGGAGGGCCTGGACTCCGAGGGCATTTATAGGGTGCCCGGAAGTAGGGCGCATGTCGACATGCTGTTCCAACGCTTCGAAGAGG ATACCAATACTGAGATTGATGCGCTCGACATTCCCGTCAATGCCGTGGCCACGGCACTGAAGGACTTCTTCTCCAAGCGCCTGCCTCCGCTGTTCAGCAAGGACATCatcaaggagctggaggagattGCCG GTTCCCGAGGCGTCGGCAATTCCAAGCTAAATGTGGAGGTCAAAACGGACCGGAGTTGCCGCTTAATAGCTTTAAAATCGCTGCTCCAGAAGCTGCCGCCCATCAACTTTGCCATACTCAAATACATATTCCAGCACTTTGTGCA CGTATCGGACAACTCGAAGCTGAATAGCATGGACAGCAAGAACTTGGCCATTTGCTGGTGGCCCACACTCATACCCATCGATTTCACCGACATGGGCCACTTCGAGCAGCTGCGTCCGTATCTGGAGGACATTGTCCAGACAATGATTGACCAGTTCCCGTATCTGTTCTGCGGCAAGGATGCTTTTGTCATGGTCTAG